Proteins encoded in a region of the Populus nigra chromosome 3, ddPopNigr1.1, whole genome shotgun sequence genome:
- the LOC133690206 gene encoding monogalactosyldiacylglycerol synthase, chloroplastic-like isoform X1, with protein sequence MHNPSAVATNQEPGLAFDFVSQLGGFAFNKAVQSINSNGFSLSKSNFLFFDSLIGQKTRKINASLSLSSRSGFKSVWSEFNRAIRFHCERIPIGFASVQVGSGDNNGNNNISSDNGNGINGLRDDGCGVLVDDGVPLNGVEGVSPKRVLILMSDTGGGHRASAEAIKSAFNEEFGDDYQVFVTDLWSEHTPWPFNQLPKSYNFLVKHGALWKMTYYGSAPRVIHQSNFAATSTFIAREVAKGLMKYQPDIIISVHPLMQHVPLRVLRAKGLLQKIIFTTVVTDLSTCHPTWFHKLVTRCYCPSTDVSKRAMKAGLKPSQIKVYGLPVRPSFVKPVRPKGELRRQLGMDEDLPAVLLMGGGEGMGPIEATARALGDSLYDENLEEPIGQVLVICGRNKKLTNRLLSIDWKVPVQVKGFVTKMEECMGACDCIITKAGPGTIAEAMIRGLPIILNDYIAGQEVGNVPYVVENGCGKFSKSPKEIAKIVAEWFGPKADELSAMSQNALKLARPDAVFKIVHDLHELVRHRNFVPQFSCAT encoded by the exons ATGCATAACCCTTCAGCAGTAGCCACCAACCAAGAACCAGGCCTTGCCTTTGATTTTGTATCTCAATTGGGTGGCTTTGCTTTTAATAAAGCAGTTCAAAGCATAAATTCAAATGGGTTCTCTTTATCTAAGTCAAACTTTCTGTTTTTTGACAGTCTAATTGGTCAAAAAACGAGAAAGATTAATGCTTCATTGAGTTTGAGTAGTAGAAGTggttttaaaagtgtttggaGTGAGTTTAACAGGGCTATTAGGTTTCACTGTGAGAGAATCCCAATCGGGTTTGCTTCAGTTCAGGTTGGTTCAGGAGATAATAATGGTAATAATAACATTAGTAGTGATAATGGTAATGGTATCAATGGATTAAGAGATGATGGATGTGGTGTTTTGGTGGATGATGGTGTGCCTTTGAATGGTGTAGAAGGTGTGAGTCCTAAAAGGGTTCTCATTTTAATGAGTGATACTGGTGGTGGTCATAGAGCTTCTGCTGAGGCTATTAAGTCTGCCTTTAATGAAGAATTTGGTGATGATTATcag GTGTTTGTTACTGATTTATGGTCAGAACATACTCCTTGGCCGTTTAATCAATTGCCCAAAAGCTACAATTTCTTGGTGAAACATGGAGCATTGTGGAAAATGACATATTATGGAAGCGCACCACGTGTGATTCATCAATCTAATTTTGCTGCAACCTCAACATTTATAGCTCG AGAAGTTGCAAAAGGATTGATGAAATACCAGCCTGACATTATTATCAGTGTACATCCACTGATGCAACATGTTCCTCTTCGTGTATTGAGGGCAAAGGGTCTTCTGCAGAAGATAATTTTTACCACTGTAGTCACCGATCTAAGCACTTGTCATCCTACATG GTTCCATAAGCTTGTGACAAGATGTTATTGCCCGTCAACAGATGTATCAAAGAGAGCAATGAAAGCTGGGCTTAAGCCCTCACAGATTAAGGTTTATGGCCTTCCAGTTAGGCCTTCCTTTGTTAAGCCTGTTAGACCAAAG GGTGAATTAAGAAGACAACTAGGCATGGACGAGGATCTTCCAGCCGTGTTATTGATGGGAGGAGGGGAAGGGATGGGTCCAATCGAGGCAACTGCACGAGCACTTGGGGATTCATTATATGATGAGAATCTTGAAGAGCCAATAGGTCAAGTGCTTGTGATATGTGGTCGCAACAAAAAACTCACTAACAGATTACTTTCGATTGATTGGAAGGTTCCAGTCCAG GTGAAGGGTTTTGTCACTAAAATGGAGGAATGCATGGGTGCCTGTGACTGCATTATCACAAAG GCTGGACCAGGGACCATTGCAGAAGCAATGATTCGAGGTCTACCCATAATTTTGAATGATTACATTGCTGGACAA GAAGTAGGTAACGTGCCTTATGTGGTAGAGAATGGATGcgggaaattttcaaaatcaccAAAAGAGATTGCAAAAATAGTTGCTGAATGGTTTGGTCCAAAGGCAGATGAACTCAGTGCCATGTCGCAAAATGCACTGAAGCTGGCCAGACCTGATGCTGTATTCAAGATTGTCCATGATCTCCACGAGCTGGTTAGACACAGAAATTTTGTACCCCAGTTTTCCTGTGCAACCTGA
- the LOC133690206 gene encoding monogalactosyldiacylglycerol synthase, chloroplastic-like isoform X2: MHNPSAVATNQEPGLAFDFVSQLGGFAFNKAVQSINSNGFSLSKSNFLFFDSLIGQKTRKINASLSLSSRSGFKSVWSEFNRAIRFHCERIPIGFASVQVGSGDNNGNNNISSDNGNGINGLRDDGCGVLVDDGVPLNGVEGVSPKRVLILMSDTGGGHRASAEAIKSAFNEEFGDDYQVFVTDLWSEHTPWPFNQLPKSYNFLVKHGALWKMTYYGSAPRVIHQSNFAATSTFIARFHKLVTRCYCPSTDVSKRAMKAGLKPSQIKVYGLPVRPSFVKPVRPKGELRRQLGMDEDLPAVLLMGGGEGMGPIEATARALGDSLYDENLEEPIGQVLVICGRNKKLTNRLLSIDWKVPVQVKGFVTKMEECMGACDCIITKAGPGTIAEAMIRGLPIILNDYIAGQEVGNVPYVVENGCGKFSKSPKEIAKIVAEWFGPKADELSAMSQNALKLARPDAVFKIVHDLHELVRHRNFVPQFSCAT; this comes from the exons ATGCATAACCCTTCAGCAGTAGCCACCAACCAAGAACCAGGCCTTGCCTTTGATTTTGTATCTCAATTGGGTGGCTTTGCTTTTAATAAAGCAGTTCAAAGCATAAATTCAAATGGGTTCTCTTTATCTAAGTCAAACTTTCTGTTTTTTGACAGTCTAATTGGTCAAAAAACGAGAAAGATTAATGCTTCATTGAGTTTGAGTAGTAGAAGTggttttaaaagtgtttggaGTGAGTTTAACAGGGCTATTAGGTTTCACTGTGAGAGAATCCCAATCGGGTTTGCTTCAGTTCAGGTTGGTTCAGGAGATAATAATGGTAATAATAACATTAGTAGTGATAATGGTAATGGTATCAATGGATTAAGAGATGATGGATGTGGTGTTTTGGTGGATGATGGTGTGCCTTTGAATGGTGTAGAAGGTGTGAGTCCTAAAAGGGTTCTCATTTTAATGAGTGATACTGGTGGTGGTCATAGAGCTTCTGCTGAGGCTATTAAGTCTGCCTTTAATGAAGAATTTGGTGATGATTATcag GTGTTTGTTACTGATTTATGGTCAGAACATACTCCTTGGCCGTTTAATCAATTGCCCAAAAGCTACAATTTCTTGGTGAAACATGGAGCATTGTGGAAAATGACATATTATGGAAGCGCACCACGTGTGATTCATCAATCTAATTTTGCTGCAACCTCAACATTTATAGCTCG GTTCCATAAGCTTGTGACAAGATGTTATTGCCCGTCAACAGATGTATCAAAGAGAGCAATGAAAGCTGGGCTTAAGCCCTCACAGATTAAGGTTTATGGCCTTCCAGTTAGGCCTTCCTTTGTTAAGCCTGTTAGACCAAAG GGTGAATTAAGAAGACAACTAGGCATGGACGAGGATCTTCCAGCCGTGTTATTGATGGGAGGAGGGGAAGGGATGGGTCCAATCGAGGCAACTGCACGAGCACTTGGGGATTCATTATATGATGAGAATCTTGAAGAGCCAATAGGTCAAGTGCTTGTGATATGTGGTCGCAACAAAAAACTCACTAACAGATTACTTTCGATTGATTGGAAGGTTCCAGTCCAG GTGAAGGGTTTTGTCACTAAAATGGAGGAATGCATGGGTGCCTGTGACTGCATTATCACAAAG GCTGGACCAGGGACCATTGCAGAAGCAATGATTCGAGGTCTACCCATAATTTTGAATGATTACATTGCTGGACAA GAAGTAGGTAACGTGCCTTATGTGGTAGAGAATGGATGcgggaaattttcaaaatcaccAAAAGAGATTGCAAAAATAGTTGCTGAATGGTTTGGTCCAAAGGCAGATGAACTCAGTGCCATGTCGCAAAATGCACTGAAGCTGGCCAGACCTGATGCTGTATTCAAGATTGTCCATGATCTCCACGAGCTGGTTAGACACAGAAATTTTGTACCCCAGTTTTCCTGTGCAACCTGA